A genomic window from Salvia splendens isolate huo1 chromosome 11, SspV2, whole genome shotgun sequence includes:
- the LOC121755992 gene encoding protein ROH1-like, whose protein sequence is MPITEFHDASPSSQSSNSGSIFSILSRRRDQVHSTAHGAAETEAEVFQRHVADRFHDLAAADSGSLLSIPWLRSLLDAFLCCQEEFKAIVFNNTASLSRPPIDRHVADYFERSVRALDVCNAIRDGVEQIRQWKKQLEIVLCALDKQRSIGEGQFRRAKKALIDLAIGMLEDKQSNATFAQRNRSFGRQQRSLGHFRSLSWSVSRSWSAAKQLQAIGNNLLPPRPNEANGLTLAVFTMNFVLLFVMWALVAAIPCQDRGLQAQFNVPKQFLWAGSILSLHERIVEESKRRDRRNVCGLLREIEEIEKCTRHLNELVDSAEFPLSEEREREVRQMVERVRNVCEGLKRVLDPLECQVREVFHRIVRSRTQGLDSVGRGD, encoded by the coding sequence ATGCCGATTACCGAATTTCACGACGCGTCGCCATCGTCTCAGAGCTCCAATTCCGGCTCCATCTTCTCGATCCTGAGCCGCCGCCGCGACCAGGTCCACTCAACGGCGCACGGCGCTGCCGAGACGGAGGCGGAGGTCTTCCAGCGCCACGTGGCCGACCGGTTCCACGACCTAGCGGCGGCGGATTCCGGCAGCCTCCTCTCAATTCCATGGCTTCGTAGCCTCCTCGACGCGTTCCTGTGCTGCCAGGAGGAGTTCAAGGCGATCGTGTTCAACAACACGGCCAGCCTCAGCCGGCCGCCGATCGACCGCCACGTCGCCGATTACTTCGAGCGGAGCGTCAGAGCCCTCGACGTCTGCAACGCCATCCGCGACGGAGTCGAGCAGATCAGGCAGTGGAAGAAGCAGCTGGAAATCGTGCTCTGCGCATTGGACAAGCAGAGGAGCATCGGAGAAGGCCAATTCCGCCGCGCCAAAAAAGCCCTAATCGACCTCGCCATCGGAATGCTCGAAGACAAGCAATCAAACGCTACATTCGCGCAGAGAAACCGCTCCTTCGGCCGCCAACAGAGGAGCCTAGGCCATTTCCGGTCCCTCTCCTGGAGCGTCTCCCGGTCATGGTCAGCCGCGAAACAGCTGCAGGCAATCGGGAACAACCTCCTCCCCCCGCGGCCGAATGAGGCCAACGGGCTCACCCTAGCCGTGTTCACGATGAATTTCGTGCTCCTGTTCGTGATGTGGGCGCTGGTGGCCGCGATCCCCTGCCAGGATCGGGGCCTGCAGGCCCAATTCAACGTGCCGAAGCAGTTCCTGTGGGCCGGGTCGATCCTCTCGCTGCACGAGAGGATCGTGGAGGAGTCGAAACGGAGGGACAGGAGGAACGTGTGCGGATTGCTGAGGGAGATTGAGGAGATTGAGAAATGCACGCGGCATTTGAATGAATTGGTGGATTCGGCTGAGTTCCCGTTGAgtgaggagagggagagagaggtgaGGCAGATGGTTGAGCGAGTGAGGAATGTGTGTGAGGGATTGAAGAGGGTGCTTGATCCATTGGAATGCCAAGTTAGAGAAGTGTTTCATCGAATTGTTCGGAGCAGAACTCAAGGTCTTGATTCGGTTGGCCGTGGTGATTGA